The Hymenobacter sp. 5317J-9 genome has a window encoding:
- a CDS encoding tetratricopeptide repeat protein produces the protein MRKSDYTFLAFLVKWLKQHWWLPALLMGALMSGPARAQPAKRRVVVARVLAPATVPDPPAVRAKLFQAASLVNQFKESEALAVYQEILSTVPTHYLALWQSAVLSVRIGNRYSDETRKSAYFNAARQYADRAMLLRPEGGESNYAEALALFNQATLYSAGARLAAFRDLRSHVYLATERRPDLPEAWQLLGRWQYRVAHYNLLERLYSKLVLGGVPEGGDSREAIEHLEKAHAMAPQNLQFCYDLARMCRYQGRRRRAIEVLQEADKISPITSDDLVISRLCRKMLPPLIRADARHSEKSPPASAPVPAPEKVSPPADSAGKKEAPAPKRAAAGR, from the coding sequence TTGCGCAAATCTGATTACACGTTCCTGGCTTTTCTGGTGAAGTGGCTTAAACAACATTGGTGGCTGCCCGCTCTGCTCATGGGGGCGCTGATGTCCGGCCCGGCCCGGGCGCAGCCGGCCAAGCGCCGGGTGGTGGTAGCCCGCGTTTTGGCCCCCGCGACGGTACCCGACCCGCCTGCCGTTCGGGCCAAGCTGTTTCAGGCCGCCAGTCTGGTCAATCAGTTCAAGGAATCGGAAGCCCTGGCCGTGTACCAGGAAATTCTGAGCACCGTGCCCACGCATTATTTAGCGCTGTGGCAGTCAGCGGTACTCAGCGTGCGCATCGGCAACCGCTACTCCGACGAAACCCGCAAATCGGCCTATTTCAACGCCGCCCGGCAGTACGCCGACCGCGCCATGCTGCTGCGGCCCGAAGGCGGCGAAAGCAACTACGCCGAAGCCCTGGCTCTGTTCAATCAGGCCACGCTGTACAGCGCCGGGGCACGTTTGGCCGCGTTTCGCGACCTCCGCTCACACGTGTACCTAGCCACTGAGCGCCGTCCCGACTTGCCCGAAGCCTGGCAGCTGCTGGGCCGCTGGCAATACCGCGTGGCGCACTACAACCTGCTCGAACGCCTCTACAGTAAGTTGGTGTTGGGCGGCGTGCCCGAGGGCGGCGACAGCCGCGAGGCCATCGAGCACCTGGAAAAAGCCCATGCCATGGCCCCCCAAAACCTGCAGTTCTGCTACGACCTGGCCCGCATGTGCCGCTACCAGGGGCGCCGCCGCCGGGCCATTGAAGTACTGCAGGAGGCCGATAAAATTTCTCCCATTACCAGCGACGACCTCGTAATCAGCCGCCTGTGCCGCAAAATGCTGCCGCCCCTGATTCGTGCTGATGCCCGGCATTCGGAAAAGTCACCCCCCGCGTCGGCTCCGGTTCCTGCTCCCGAAAAAGTGTCGCCGCCAGCCGATTCAGCCGGTAAAAAGGAGGCGCCGGCGCCGAAGAGAGCCGCTGCCGGGCGCTAG
- a CDS encoding DNA gyrase/topoisomerase IV subunit A: MHDVATVRGMYQNWFLDYASYVILERAVPAIEDGLKPVQRRILHAMKEMDDGRFNKVANVIGQTMQYHPHGDASIGDAMVNLGQKDLLIETQGNWGDVRTGDGAAAPRYIEARLSKFALDVVFNPDTTEWQLSYDGRKREPTTLPVKFPLLLAQGVEGIAVGLSTKIMPHNFRELCEASIEVLRGHDVQLFPDFSTGGLCDVSNYNSGMRGSKIRLRATIEKVDKTMLVIRDIPYGTTTTALMESIVKASEANKIKIKKVVDNTAADVEIQVQLPTGVSPDLTMDALYAFTDCEISISPNTCVIIDEKPRFVGVEDVLRQSTKATVRLLERELEIRQDELWEKWHNASLEKIFIENRIYRKIEECETWEEILETIDKGLKKFVRVEGEKARADDTRILLRRAITEDDLTRLTEIRIKRISKFDGFKADEYIQKLEAEMAEVADHLANLTRYAINYFKGLLKKYGAGRERKTQLRTFDVVTAQKVAVANQKLYVNYADGFVGYGLKKDENAVTICDCSDLDDIIAIRRDGTFTVSKIAEKTFVGKDILHVGVYNKNDDRLVYNMVYLDGASGISFAKRFLVSGITRDKVYDLTKGTKGTKTLYLTANPNSESEIVSIQLSDKAPARVKQFDFDFADLAIKGKGSMGNIVTKQPIKKITQKALGDSTLGGREMFFDSVVGRLNTAGHGRYLGTFDTDNTVLVVFKDGSYELTPPDPAIHYDVPNIVLLRKFEPEVALSVVYMDGETKVHYVKRFKIETSTLSKRFTFISETKGSKLLAVTANPEPVVEVKVQKDKKADKETEEISLHEFIDVKGWKAMGNKLNYFKVHGVALLTDEGPEPQRREVAKKRAAAPKTTDSAAATEASRAEPTGPVDVTDAEVAQARELLKRPKAQLGLF, translated from the coding sequence ATCCACGACGTGGCCACGGTGCGAGGCATGTACCAGAACTGGTTTCTGGACTATGCCTCCTATGTGATTCTGGAGCGCGCCGTGCCCGCCATTGAAGACGGTCTCAAGCCCGTGCAGCGCCGCATTCTGCACGCCATGAAAGAGATGGACGACGGCCGTTTCAACAAAGTGGCCAACGTCATTGGGCAAACCATGCAGTACCACCCACACGGCGACGCCAGCATCGGCGACGCCATGGTGAACCTGGGCCAGAAAGACCTGCTCATCGAAACCCAAGGCAACTGGGGCGACGTGCGCACCGGCGACGGCGCCGCCGCGCCCCGCTACATCGAGGCGCGCCTGAGCAAGTTTGCCCTTGATGTGGTGTTCAACCCCGACACCACCGAGTGGCAGCTCAGCTACGACGGCCGCAAGCGCGAGCCCACCACGCTGCCCGTAAAATTCCCGTTGCTGCTGGCGCAGGGCGTGGAGGGCATTGCCGTGGGCCTGAGCACCAAGATTATGCCCCACAACTTCCGCGAGTTGTGTGAGGCCAGCATTGAAGTGCTGCGGGGCCACGACGTGCAGCTGTTTCCGGACTTTTCGACCGGCGGCCTCTGCGATGTGAGCAACTACAACTCGGGCATGCGCGGCAGCAAAATCCGCCTGCGCGCCACCATCGAGAAGGTCGACAAGACCATGCTCGTCATTCGCGACATTCCCTACGGCACCACCACCACGGCGCTGATGGAAAGCATCGTGAAGGCCAGCGAGGCCAACAAAATCAAGATTAAGAAGGTGGTCGACAATACGGCCGCCGACGTGGAAATCCAGGTGCAGCTGCCCACGGGCGTGAGCCCTGACCTGACCATGGATGCGCTGTACGCCTTCACAGACTGCGAAATCAGCATCTCGCCCAACACCTGCGTCATCATCGACGAGAAGCCCCGCTTTGTGGGTGTTGAAGACGTGCTGCGCCAAAGCACTAAGGCCACGGTGCGGCTGCTGGAGCGCGAGCTGGAAATCCGTCAGGATGAGCTGTGGGAGAAATGGCACAACGCTTCGCTGGAGAAGATTTTTATCGAAAACCGCATCTACCGCAAGATTGAGGAGTGCGAAACCTGGGAGGAAATCCTCGAAACGATTGACAAGGGCCTGAAGAAATTTGTGCGCGTGGAAGGGGAGAAGGCCCGGGCCGACGACACCCGCATCCTGCTGCGCCGCGCCATCACGGAAGACGACCTGACGCGCCTGACCGAAATTCGCATCAAGCGCATTTCCAAATTCGACGGCTTCAAGGCCGATGAGTACATTCAGAAGCTGGAAGCCGAAATGGCTGAGGTGGCCGACCACCTGGCGAACCTCACGCGCTACGCCATCAACTACTTTAAGGGCCTGCTGAAGAAGTACGGCGCGGGCCGCGAGCGCAAAACCCAGCTCCGCACGTTTGATGTGGTGACGGCCCAGAAAGTGGCCGTGGCCAACCAGAAGCTGTACGTGAACTACGCCGACGGTTTTGTGGGCTACGGCCTGAAAAAGGACGAAAACGCCGTCACCATCTGCGACTGTTCCGACCTGGACGACATCATTGCTATTCGGCGCGACGGCACGTTCACAGTTAGCAAAATCGCCGAAAAGACCTTCGTGGGCAAGGATATCCTGCACGTGGGCGTGTACAATAAGAACGATGACCGCCTGGTGTACAACATGGTGTACCTCGACGGCGCCTCGGGTATCTCGTTCGCCAAGCGCTTCCTGGTGTCGGGCATCACGCGCGACAAAGTGTACGACCTCACCAAGGGCACCAAGGGCACCAAAACTCTCTACCTCACAGCCAACCCCAACTCCGAGTCTGAAATCGTAAGCATACAGCTTTCTGATAAGGCGCCGGCGCGGGTGAAGCAGTTTGACTTCGACTTCGCTGACCTCGCCATCAAGGGCAAGGGCTCGATGGGCAACATCGTGACCAAGCAGCCCATCAAGAAAATCACCCAGAAAGCCCTGGGCGACTCCACGCTCGGCGGCCGCGAAATGTTCTTCGATAGCGTAGTGGGCCGCCTTAATACGGCCGGTCACGGCCGCTACTTGGGCACCTTCGACACCGACAATACGGTGCTGGTGGTATTCAAAGATGGCAGCTACGAACTCACGCCGCCCGACCCGGCCATTCACTACGACGTGCCCAACATTGTGCTGCTGCGCAAGTTCGAGCCCGAAGTGGCGCTATCGGTGGTGTATATGGACGGCGAAACCAAGGTGCACTACGTCAAACGGTTCAAGATTGAAACCAGCACGCTGAGCAAACGCTTTACGTTCATTTCCGAAACCAAAGGTTCGAAACTGCTGGCCGTGACGGCCAACCCCGAGCCGGTGGTGGAAGTGAAGGTGCAGAAAGACAAGAAAGCCGATAAGGAAACCGAAGAAATCAGCCTGCACGAATTCATCGACGTGAAAGGCTGGAAGGCCATGGGCAACAAGCTCAACTACTTCAAGGTGCACGGCGTGGCCTTGCTCACCGACGAAGGCCCCGAGCCCCAGCGCCGCGAAGTGGCCAAAAAGCGCGCTGCTGCGCCCAAAACCACTGACTCTGCCGCGGCCACCGAAGCGTCCCGCGCCGAACCCACCGGCCCCGTCGATGTTACCGACGCCGAAGTGGCCCAGGCCCGTGAGCTGCTGAAGCGGCCCAAGGCGCAGCTGGGGCTATTCTAA
- a CDS encoding tetratricopeptide repeat protein, with the protein MLPIMPCFRFSPRTLLPALTLAAACQTGPAERPDTLVNLATVQSGPRVQADELNGAIARAPRNVALLAKRATLRLAAGQPRAALSDIAAALEIDDTDGNLYFLQARAFRAIGQLKAALAAARQAAEHGFGGPELPLLVGETHLAARNYAAALDNLDRTLRLDPDQPAALFYKGLAYAATADTSTAVQYLQDALARDPHETEILHQLAFLLNAWRIPADAARYAALGMRLDTTSGLLRYDYGRQLELQGRPDSALWYYRRALALDTTVYRADYRLGLAAAKARQPKAVIQHLVRALRRNPRLPEARALLAEALESQNRLPEALAQYRQLVAENPGNAHWTFKVWKTNEQVQASLPDSLRSGPRYYYRRPAAPRLRPAPIEALAPRGPGM; encoded by the coding sequence GTGCTTCCCATTATGCCGTGCTTCCGGTTTTCGCCGCGGACGTTGCTGCCGGCGCTGACGCTCGCGGCGGCCTGCCAAACTGGGCCCGCCGAAAGGCCCGATACTTTGGTCAATCTGGCCACGGTGCAAAGCGGGCCCCGCGTGCAAGCCGATGAGCTCAACGGCGCCATTGCGCGCGCGCCCCGCAATGTGGCCCTGCTGGCCAAGCGGGCTACGTTGCGCTTGGCCGCCGGGCAGCCGCGGGCGGCTTTGTCCGACATCGCTGCGGCTCTTGAGATTGACGACACCGACGGCAACCTGTACTTCCTGCAGGCTCGGGCTTTTCGGGCCATTGGGCAGCTAAAAGCGGCCCTCGCCGCCGCCCGGCAGGCCGCCGAGCACGGTTTTGGCGGCCCCGAACTTCCCTTGCTGGTGGGCGAAACCCACCTCGCGGCCCGCAACTATGCCGCGGCCCTCGACAACCTCGACCGCACCCTGCGCCTCGACCCCGACCAGCCTGCGGCGCTTTTCTACAAAGGCCTGGCCTACGCCGCCACCGCCGATACTTCCACCGCCGTGCAATACCTGCAGGATGCCCTGGCGCGGGACCCGCACGAAACCGAAATCCTGCACCAGTTGGCCTTTCTGCTCAATGCCTGGCGCATCCCGGCCGATGCCGCCCGCTACGCCGCCCTGGGCATGCGCCTCGACACCACGTCGGGCCTGCTGCGCTACGACTACGGCCGACAGCTGGAGCTGCAGGGCCGCCCCGACAGCGCCCTATGGTACTACCGCCGGGCGCTGGCTCTCGACACCACCGTGTACCGCGCCGACTACCGCCTGGGCCTCGCCGCGGCCAAAGCCCGCCAGCCCAAAGCCGTCATCCAGCACCTTGTGCGGGCCTTGCGCCGCAACCCGCGCCTGCCCGAAGCCCGCGCCCTGCTAGCCGAAGCCCTCGAATCGCAAAACCGTTTGCCCGAAGCCCTGGCCCAATACCGCCAGCTGGTGGCCGAAAACCCCGGCAACGCCCACTGGACTTTTAAAGTCTGGAAAACGAACGAACAGGTGCAGGCTTCTTTGCCCGACAGCCTGCGTTCCGGCCCGCGCTACTACTACCGCCGTCCGGCCGCGCCACGGCTTCGGCCTGCACCAATAGAAGCCTTGGCGCCCCGAGGCCCGGGCATGTAG
- the thrS gene encoding threonine--tRNA ligase produces MLNIILPDGSQRELADGASGYDLAASISEGLARNALAVTVNGEVRDLHRPLPDNAQVSILTWNDTAGKSTYWHSSAHLMAEALEALYPGVKLAIGPAIENGFYYDVDLGEGRSISSEDFPEIEKKMLELAKNKSQYIRKEVSKADAIAYFTEKQDPYKLELLENLEDGNITFYTQGGFTDLCRGPHIPDTGTIKAAKLMNVAGAYWRGDEKNKQLTRLYGITFPKAKDLAEYLERLEEAKRRDHRKLGKELKLFAFSEKVGAGLPLWLPKGTALRERLEQFLRRAQVKAGYSPVVTPHIGAKELYVTSGHYEKYGADSFQPIKTPNPGEEFFLKPMNCPHHCEIYKTEPRSYRDLPVRLAEFGTVYRYEQSGELHGLTRVRGFTQDDAHIFCRPDQVKEEFMKVIDIVLYVLKALDFPDFTAQISLRDPENKTKYIGSDENWEKAESAIQEAALEKGLNTVTEYGEAAFYGPKLDFMVRDAIGRRWQLGTIQVDYNLPERFDLEYTAADNSKQRPVMIHRAPFGSLERFVAVLIEHCGGNFPLWLTPEQFIVLPISDKYSDYAYQVKAQLEQHDLRGTVDGRDERIGRKIRDAEMGKIPYLLVVGEKEAQDNIISVRKHGEGDLGSMPLEAFVKSVQGQMAEVM; encoded by the coding sequence ATGCTCAACATCATCCTCCCCGACGGCTCGCAGCGCGAGCTCGCCGACGGCGCCAGCGGCTACGACCTGGCCGCCAGCATTTCCGAAGGTTTGGCCCGCAACGCCTTGGCCGTGACGGTTAACGGCGAAGTGCGCGACCTGCACCGCCCCTTGCCCGATAATGCGCAGGTCAGCATCCTCACCTGGAATGACACCGCCGGCAAATCCACCTACTGGCACTCCTCGGCCCACCTCATGGCCGAAGCGCTCGAAGCGCTATACCCTGGCGTGAAGCTGGCCATCGGCCCGGCCATTGAGAACGGGTTCTACTACGACGTCGACCTCGGCGAAGGCCGTAGCATCAGCAGCGAAGACTTCCCCGAAATCGAGAAAAAGATGCTCGAGCTGGCCAAAAACAAAAGCCAGTACATCCGCAAGGAGGTCTCGAAGGCCGACGCCATTGCCTACTTCACCGAGAAGCAGGACCCTTACAAGCTGGAGCTGCTCGAAAACCTCGAAGACGGCAACATCACCTTCTACACGCAGGGCGGCTTCACCGACCTCTGCCGCGGCCCGCACATCCCCGACACCGGCACCATCAAGGCTGCCAAGCTGATGAACGTGGCCGGCGCCTACTGGCGCGGCGATGAGAAGAACAAGCAGCTCACGCGCCTTTACGGCATCACCTTCCCCAAAGCCAAGGACCTCGCCGAGTACCTCGAACGCCTCGAAGAAGCCAAGCGCCGCGACCATCGCAAGCTCGGCAAAGAGCTGAAGCTGTTCGCTTTCTCCGAGAAAGTAGGCGCGGGGCTGCCGCTGTGGCTGCCCAAAGGCACCGCCCTGCGCGAGCGTCTCGAGCAGTTCCTGCGGCGCGCCCAGGTGAAAGCCGGCTATTCGCCTGTCGTAACACCGCACATCGGCGCCAAGGAGCTGTACGTGACCAGCGGCCACTACGAGAAGTACGGCGCCGACTCGTTTCAGCCCATCAAAACGCCCAACCCCGGCGAGGAATTCTTCCTCAAGCCGATGAACTGCCCGCACCACTGCGAAATCTATAAAACCGAGCCCCGCAGCTACCGCGACCTGCCCGTGCGCCTCGCCGAGTTCGGCACCGTGTACCGCTACGAGCAGTCGGGCGAACTGCACGGCCTCACCCGCGTGCGTGGCTTTACGCAGGACGACGCCCACATTTTCTGCCGTCCCGACCAGGTGAAGGAAGAGTTCATGAAGGTGATTGACATCGTGCTGTACGTGCTCAAGGCCCTCGATTTCCCCGACTTCACCGCCCAGATTTCGCTGCGCGACCCCGAGAACAAAACCAAGTATATCGGCTCCGACGAAAACTGGGAAAAGGCCGAAAGCGCCATCCAGGAAGCCGCCCTCGAAAAAGGCCTGAACACCGTCACCGAGTACGGCGAAGCCGCCTTCTACGGCCCCAAGCTCGATTTTATGGTGCGCGACGCCATTGGCCGCCGCTGGCAGTTGGGCACCATTCAAGTTGACTACAACCTGCCCGAGCGTTTCGACCTTGAGTACACTGCCGCCGACAACTCCAAGCAGCGCCCGGTGATGATTCACCGCGCCCCGTTCGGCTCGCTAGAGCGTTTTGTGGCCGTGCTCATCGAGCACTGCGGCGGCAACTTTCCGCTCTGGCTCACGCCTGAGCAGTTCATCGTGCTGCCCATTTCGGATAAGTACAGCGACTACGCCTACCAGGTGAAGGCACAGCTGGAGCAGCACGACCTGCGCGGCACCGTAGACGGCCGCGACGAGCGCATCGGCCGCAAAATCCGTGATGCCGAAATGGGCAAAATTCCTTATCTGTTGGTGGTAGGAGAGAAGGAAGCGCAGGACAATATCATCAGCGTGCGCAAGCATGGCGAAGGCGACCTAGGCTCGATGCCGCTGGAAGCGTTTGTTAAAAGTGTGCAAGGCCAGATGGCTGAAGTAATGTAA
- the rplT gene encoding 50S ribosomal protein L20 produces MPRSVNHVASRHRRKKIMRLAKGYYGRRKNVWTVAKNAVEKGLLYAYRDRKVKKREFRALWIQRINAGAREHGLSYSQLMGGLKKAGIELNRKVLADLALNHPEAFKGIVEKAK; encoded by the coding sequence ATGCCAAGAAGTGTCAACCACGTGGCCTCGCGCCACCGCCGTAAGAAAATCATGCGTTTGGCGAAAGGCTACTACGGCCGTCGCAAAAACGTGTGGACCGTAGCCAAGAACGCCGTTGAAAAAGGCCTTCTCTATGCTTACCGCGACCGTAAAGTAAAGAAGCGCGAGTTCCGTGCCCTCTGGATTCAGCGCATCAACGCCGGTGCTCGTGAGCACGGCCTGTCGTATTCGCAGCTGATGGGCGGCCTGAAGAAAGCCGGCATCGAGCTCAATCGCAAAGTGCTGGCCGACCTGGCCCTCAACCACCCCGAGGCCTTCAAAGGCATCGTGGAAAAAGCGAAGTAA
- the rpmI gene encoding 50S ribosomal protein L35, with protein MPKLKTKSGAKKRFSLTGTGKVKRKHAFKSHILTKKTTKQKRGLTHAGLVSSADMSRVRQMLNF; from the coding sequence ATGCCGAAATTAAAGACGAAATCCGGTGCCAAGAAGCGTTTTTCGCTCACCGGAACGGGCAAGGTGAAGCGGAAGCACGCCTTCAAATCGCACATTCTGACCAAGAAAACCACGAAGCAGAAGCGCGGCCTGACCCACGCCGGCCTCGTGAGCAGCGCCGACATGAGCCGCGTGCGCCAGATGCTGAATTTCTAG